In Mercurialis annua linkage group LG6, ddMerAnnu1.2, whole genome shotgun sequence, the following are encoded in one genomic region:
- the LOC126687278 gene encoding F-box/kelch-repeat protein SKIP4, producing MEGGCERVNQVEESRGQLISGLPDDVALFCLARVPRKYHAVLKCVCRKWRDLVCSEEWYAYRLNNNLSETWIYALCRDKFELIWCYELDPYDSRRCWRLVQGLPSQCLKRKGMGFETLGKKVYLLGGCGWSEDATDEAYCFDVARNSWSGAASLSTARCYFACQVMDGKIYAIGGLSSKLSDQPFWDTYDPQKNCWEPHSDAKICHDVTDSIVLDGKIYIRCGASSATSRVYAIFYEPLEGTWQHADADMASGWKGPAVVVDGTLYVLDQSSGTRLMMWQKDKREWVAVGRLSSLLTRPPCRIVAIGKRIYIIGKGLSTVVLDLDKTRNMDGVMVGSSMPGFISEDNVISCKCVAL from the exons ATGGAAGGCGGTTGTGAAAGAGTTAACCAAGTAGAAGAGAGTCGAGGTCAACTGATAAGCGGGCTTCCTGACGACGTTGCTCTTTTCTGCTTGGCGAGAGTTCCGAGAAAGTACCATGCGGTGCTGAAGTGTGTTTGTAGGAAATGGAGAGACTTGGTTTGTAGCGAGGAGTGGTATGCTTATCGTTTAAACAACAATTTGAGTGAGACGTGGATATATGCTTTGTGTCGTGACAAGTTTGAGCTGATATGGTGTTATGAACTGGACCCTTACGATTCAAGGAGGTGCTGGAGACTTGTTCAAGGGCTTCCGTCTCAGTGTTTGAAGAGAAAGGGTATGGGGTTTGAAACACTTGGGAAAAAGGTTTACTTGTTAGGCGGTTGTGGTTGGTCGGAAGATGCTACTGATGAAGCTTACTGCTTTGATGTTGCAAGGAACTCTTGGAGTGGAGCGGCTTCCTTGTCTACGGCAAG GTGCTATTTTGCTTGCCAAGTGATGGATGGGAAAATCTATGCTATTGGTGGATTGAGTTCGAAGTTGAGTGATCAACCTTTTTGGGATACTTACGATCCTCAAAAGAATTGTTGGGAACCACATTCTGATGCTAAAATATGTCATGATGTTACGGATTCTATAGTCTTGGATGGAAAGATTTATATTCGTTGTGGTGCCTCATCGGCGACTTCTCGTGTATATGCCATATTTTATGAACCTTTGGAAGGTACGTGGCAGCATGCAGACGCTGATATGGCATCAGGCTGGAAAGGTCCGGCAGTTGTAGTGGATGGTACTCTTTATGTGCTCGATCAGAGTTCAGGAACTAGGCTGATGATGTGGCAGAAGGATAAAAGAGAATGGGTGGCAGTTGGAAGGCTTTCATCATTGCTTACGAGACCTCCTTGTCGCATTGTAGCAATCGGTAAGAGAATATACATCATAGGGAAGGGACTGAGTACGGTGGTGCTTGACCTCGACAAAACTAGAAATATGGACGGGGTAATGGTCGGTTCTTCCATGCCTGGATTTATTTCTGAAGATAATGTAATCAGCTGTAAATGTGTAGCATTATGA
- the LOC126687279 gene encoding uncharacterized protein LOC126687279, whose protein sequence is MALNNPRLKTLETAAVDNTASATASTSRSPNEQPESIPEEEDVEDKELENLELEAEEMVKKIIEYRASLPDQLKTTFSSILSAQRPVLAHIDSGSDPGPAGESYDSDLRGQNKSSNSALPTEGEEKIADKVRLLKDKISSNISAMPIVLKRMRESVSKIDNLDSDNGIIHPAFKRKSS, encoded by the exons atggCGTTGAATAATCCACGATTAAAAACCCTAGAAACCGCAGCTGTTGATAATACTGCTAGTGCTACTGCTTCTACTTCTCGGAGCCCCAACGAGCAACCCGAGTCCATACCCGAAGAAGAAGATGTAGAGGACAAAGAGTTGGAAAATTTGGAGTTGGAAGCGGAAGAAATGGTGAAGAAGATTATAGAGTACAGAGCCAGTCTTCCAGATCAGCTTAAGACTACTTTTTCTTCTATTCTTTCTGCTCAGCGACCCGTTTTAGCACATATTGATTCTGGGTCGGATCCTGGACCCGCCGGAGAGTCCTATGATTCAG ATTTGAGAGGGCAGAATAAATCCAGTAACTCGGCATTACCAACAGAAGGGGAGGAAAAGATTGCCGACAAAGTACGATTGTTGAAAGATAAAATTTCCAGTAATATATCTGCTATGCCTATCGTACTAAAGAGGATGAGAGAGTCTGTATCTAAGATTGATAACCTAGATTCTGACAATGGAATCATACATCCAGCTTTTAAAAGGAAGAGTAGCTGA
- the LOC126688153 gene encoding serine/threonine-protein kinase VIK-like isoform X2, which produces MEDCTTSSPPIKRRLPQRNDSEGPYRLLHCSGKGDKRGVIQELEKGVEANLADYDKRTALHLASCEGCTEIVVLLLQKGADVNSVDRWGRTPLSDARSFGHEDICKILESRGGIDPVGLDSQRPCYEIDYTEVDMENATLIGEGSYGEVYLVKWRGTEVAAKTIRSSIASNQKVKNTFLKELGLWQRLRHPNIVQFLGGSLFDILQKKGRLDTQTAVAYALDIARGMNYLHQHKPHAIIHRDLTPRNVLLDESGHLKVTDFGLSKIAQKKDSSYKMTGGTGSYRYMAPEVYRRESYGKSVDVFSYALVVHELFQGGPSNRAELPEQVADKRAYEDSRPSLSSFVYPEPIKMLLRECWHKNPECRPTFEEIISQLETLEDSLQRKRPVGGCCCIIL; this is translated from the exons ATGGAAGATTGCACCACCTCATCTCCTCCTATTAAG AGGAGGCTTCCACAAAGAAATGATTCGGAAGGACCGTACAGGCTACTTCATTGTTCAGGAAAAGGAGATAAAAGAGGAGTGATACAGGAGTTAGAAAAAGGAGTGGAGGCTAATTTGGCTGATTATGATAAGAGAACTGCTCTTCATTTAGCATCCTGTGAGGGCTGCACTGAAATTGTTGTTCTGCTTCTTCAGAAAGGTGCTGATGTTAATTCTGTTGATCGTTGGGGTCGCACT CCACTCTCGGATGCTCGTAGCTTTGGCCATGAGGATATATGCAAAATACTGGAAAGTCGGGGTGGAATAGATCCG GTAGGACTTGACTCCCAGAGACCCTGCTATGAGATTGATTACACTGAAGTGGACATGGAAAATGCAACACTTATAGGAGAA GGATCATATGGTGAAGTTTATCTAGTGAAATGGCGTGGTACTGAAGTAGCAGCAAAGACCATTCGCTCCTCCATCGCGTCAAATCAGAAAGTGAA aaataCTTTTTTGAAGGAACTGGGATTGTGGCAAAGGTTGCGCCATCCTAATATAGTGCAATTTCTCGGT GGAAGTTTGTttgacatattgcaaaagaagGGAAGACTTGATACTCAAACAGCAGTGGCATATGCTCTAGATATTGCAAG AGGCATGAATTATCTGCATCAACACAAACCACACGCTATCATACATCGGGATTTGACGCCAAG GAATGTGCTGCTAGATGAATCAGGACATCTTAAGGTTACAGACTTTGGCTTAAGCAAAATTGCACAGAAAAAGGATTCGAGTTACAAGATGACTGGAGGAACAGGCTCAT ATCGCTATATGGCACCTGAGGTTTATCGCCGAGAATCTTATGGAAAGAGTGTTGATGTCTTCTCGTATGCTCTTGTAGTACATGAG TTGTTTCAAGGGGGACCGTCAAATAGGGCAGAACTACCGGAGCAAGTAGCAGACAAGAGGGCTTATGAAGACTCACGGCCATCCCTATCCTCATTTGTGTACCCTGAACCTATCAAGAT GCTGCTTAGAGAGTGTTGGCATAAGAATCCAGAATGCAGGCCGACATTTGAAGAGATAATTTCACAGCTAGAGACACTTGAAGACAGCTTACAACGTAAGAGACCTGTAGGTGGCTGCTGCTGTATTATCTTATAA
- the LOC126688153 gene encoding serine/threonine-protein kinase VIK-like isoform X1, with protein MEDCTTSSPPIKRRLPQRNDSEGPYRLLHCSGKGDKRGVIQELEKGVEANLADYDKRTALHLASCEGCTEIVVLLLQKGADVNSVDRWGRTPLSDARSFGHEDICKILESRGGIDPVGLDSQRPCYEIDYTEVDMENATLIGEGSYGEVYLVKWRGTEVAAKTIRSSIASNQKVKNTFLKELGLWQRLRHPNIVQFLGVLKHSDRLIFLTDYLRHGSLFDILQKKGRLDTQTAVAYALDIARGMNYLHQHKPHAIIHRDLTPRNVLLDESGHLKVTDFGLSKIAQKKDSSYKMTGGTGSYRYMAPEVYRRESYGKSVDVFSYALVVHELFQGGPSNRAELPEQVADKRAYEDSRPSLSSFVYPEPIKMLLRECWHKNPECRPTFEEIISQLETLEDSLQRKRPVGGCCCIIL; from the exons ATGGAAGATTGCACCACCTCATCTCCTCCTATTAAG AGGAGGCTTCCACAAAGAAATGATTCGGAAGGACCGTACAGGCTACTTCATTGTTCAGGAAAAGGAGATAAAAGAGGAGTGATACAGGAGTTAGAAAAAGGAGTGGAGGCTAATTTGGCTGATTATGATAAGAGAACTGCTCTTCATTTAGCATCCTGTGAGGGCTGCACTGAAATTGTTGTTCTGCTTCTTCAGAAAGGTGCTGATGTTAATTCTGTTGATCGTTGGGGTCGCACT CCACTCTCGGATGCTCGTAGCTTTGGCCATGAGGATATATGCAAAATACTGGAAAGTCGGGGTGGAATAGATCCG GTAGGACTTGACTCCCAGAGACCCTGCTATGAGATTGATTACACTGAAGTGGACATGGAAAATGCAACACTTATAGGAGAA GGATCATATGGTGAAGTTTATCTAGTGAAATGGCGTGGTACTGAAGTAGCAGCAAAGACCATTCGCTCCTCCATCGCGTCAAATCAGAAAGTGAA aaataCTTTTTTGAAGGAACTGGGATTGTGGCAAAGGTTGCGCCATCCTAATATAGTGCAATTTCTCGGTGTACTAAAGCACTCTGAtcgtttaatatttttgacaGATTATCTTCGCCAT GGAAGTTTGTttgacatattgcaaaagaagGGAAGACTTGATACTCAAACAGCAGTGGCATATGCTCTAGATATTGCAAG AGGCATGAATTATCTGCATCAACACAAACCACACGCTATCATACATCGGGATTTGACGCCAAG GAATGTGCTGCTAGATGAATCAGGACATCTTAAGGTTACAGACTTTGGCTTAAGCAAAATTGCACAGAAAAAGGATTCGAGTTACAAGATGACTGGAGGAACAGGCTCAT ATCGCTATATGGCACCTGAGGTTTATCGCCGAGAATCTTATGGAAAGAGTGTTGATGTCTTCTCGTATGCTCTTGTAGTACATGAG TTGTTTCAAGGGGGACCGTCAAATAGGGCAGAACTACCGGAGCAAGTAGCAGACAAGAGGGCTTATGAAGACTCACGGCCATCCCTATCCTCATTTGTGTACCCTGAACCTATCAAGAT GCTGCTTAGAGAGTGTTGGCATAAGAATCCAGAATGCAGGCCGACATTTGAAGAGATAATTTCACAGCTAGAGACACTTGAAGACAGCTTACAACGTAAGAGACCTGTAGGTGGCTGCTGCTGTATTATCTTATAA
- the LOC126687152 gene encoding riboflavin biosynthesis protein PYRD, chloroplastic encodes MQLQKFTLSNHTLSPLYFSHSPHEHSIIPPYSNSVSRVKLNSGFCNLNKRVSKSLIHTKKHSSNLATVTTAVLLNDDSNENKDDRFYIRRCVELARKAIGCTSPNPMVGCVIVKDGKIVGEGFHPKAGQPHAEVFALRDAGDLAENATAYVSLEPCNHYGRTPPCTEALIKARVKKVVVGMVDPNPIVASRGLDRLRDAGIDVTVGVEEDLCKRLNEAFIHVMMTGKPFVTLRYSLSVNGHLLNELGDGVTERGGYYSKLLQEYDAVIVPTSTVGKLSVPLSQEPGANQPLCVITATASQIQLPSLAEAASKMIVFTDKEINVEPEIAQKGIEIVVLDQLSLNEILEHCKRQGLCSVLLDLRGSFGELDELLNDAAEQNLLKKIMVEILPVWDESSSQSSLLALKSIRKRLKVKNLEPRVAGQSIILEGYL; translated from the exons ATGCAACTCCAGAAATTCACACTCTCAAATCACACTCTCTCGCCGCTCTATTTCTCACATTCTCCTCACGAACACTCAATTATTCCACCATACTCAAATTCTGTCTCCAGAGTTAAATTAAACTCTgggttttgcaatttaaacaaaagggTATCCAAATCACTGATTCATACGAAAAAACATAGTAGTAATTTAGCTACTGTCACTACTGCAGTGTTGTTAAATGACGACTCTAATGAAAATAAAGATGATAGGTTTTATATAAGGAGGTGTGTCGAGCTTGCAAGAAAGGCAATTGGGTGTACAAGTCCGAATCCTATGGTGGGTTGTGTCATTGTTAAAGATGGGAAGATTGTTGGTGAAGGGTTTCACCCTAAAGCTGGTCAGCCTCATGCTGAG GTATTTGCTCTGAGAGATGCTGGGGATTTAGCTGAGAATGCAACAGCTTATGTGAGTTTGGAGCCATGCAATCACTATGGGAGAACTCCACCGTGCACTGAAGCCCTCATCAAAGCCAGAGTTAAGAAGGTGGTGGTGGGAATGGTCGATCCGAATCCAATAGTGGCTTCAAGAGGCTTAGATAGATTGCGAGATGCAGGAATTGATGTAACCGTTGGTGTCGAAGAAGATTTGTGTAAGAGACTCAATGAGGCCTTCATCCATGTAATGATGACTGGAAAGCCCTTTGTTACTCTCAG ATACTCCCTCTCTGTAAACGGCCACCTCTTAAATGAACTTGGTGATGGAGTCACAGAACGCGGTGGATACTACTCAAAATTGTTACAGGAATATGATGCAGTTATAGTTCCCACCTCAACAGTTGGCAAATTATCGGTTCCTTTATCACAAGAACCTGGTGCCAATCAACCCCTTTGTGTCATAACGGCCACAGCTTCTCAAATTCAACTCCCTTCCTTGGCTGAAGCAGCTTCGAAAATGATAGTATTTACTGACAAAGAGATCAATGTGGAACCTGAAATAGCTCAGAAAGGAATTGAAATTGTAGTTTTGGATCAGCTAAGTCTCAATGAAATTCTGGAACATTGTAAGCGGCAAGGTTTATGCAGTGTTTTGCTCGATCTGAGAGGAAGTTTTGGTGAGCTTGATGAGCTGCTCAATGATGCTGCTGAACAGAATCTcttgaaaaaaattatggtgGAAATATTGCCAGTGTGGGATGAAAGTAGCAGCCAGAGTTCTCTTTTGGCTTTGAAGAGTATTAGGAAAAGACTAAAAGTGAAGAATCTAGAGCCGAGAGTTGCAGGTCAGAGCATTATACTGGAGGGTTATCTTTAG
- the LOC126687153 gene encoding voltage-dependent chloride channel 1, chloroplastic-like, producing MSPPPTTSFKSPLPKLPLFPKIPPFPSKPNTKRLHLYKPHCSPSSNPPPNPPKPLTQTLVSLLCTIPDWADAIKERGMQQKRSLYTHDKWLEHRSSLRHLRHLLSSFQSRVILSLIPPVFAFTSVALIIACYNSAVESDFLPEFFLVLRTSSLPYQLTAPALALLLVFRTEASYSRYEEGRKAWTKIVSGVNDFSTQVIGTVDSSTDAVLKNALLQYIIAFPIALKCHVTYGSDIDRDLRNLLEIEDLSMILNSGHRPRCIIEFISQSLQLLNLDESKRQLLESKISSMHEGIGVCEQLMGIPIPLSYTRLTSRFLVLWHLTLPIILWDDCHWIVVPATFVSAASLFCIEEVGVLIEEPFPMLALDELCDLVKSNIREAVASEKAIQNQLIAKRQRHVCEHLSNGRPSSKLDSKLKT from the exons ATGTCACCACCACCCACCACCTCCTTCAAATCCCCCCTTCCAAAGCTCCCACTTTTCCCCAAAATTCCCCCCTTCCCCTCCAAACCCAACACAAAAAGACTCCATCTTTACAAACCCCACTGCTCCCCCTCCTCAAACCCACCTCCAAACCCCCCTAAACCACTAACCCAAACCCTAGTTTCCCTTCTCTGCACAATCCCCGACTGGGCCGACGCGATAAAAGAGCGAGGAATGCAACAAAAACGCTCTCTTTACACCCATGATAAATGGCTAGAACACAGAAGTTCGCTCCGTCATCTACGTCATTTGCTCTCGAGTTTCCAGTCGCGTGTTATTTTATCGTTAATTCCGCCAGTATTTGCGTTTACTTCGGTTGCTTTGATCATTGCTTGCTATAATTCGGCTGTGGAGTCGGATTTCTTGCCCGAGTTTTTCCTTGTTTTGAGAACTTCTTCTTTGCCTTATCAATTGACTGCTCCTGCTTTAGCTTTGTTGCTTGTTTTTAGAACTGAAGCTTCTTATTCGCGATATGAAGAGGGTCGAAAAGCTTGGACTAAGATTGTTTCGGGTGTTAATGATTTTTCTACTCAGGTTATTGGTACTGTTGATAGTTCTACTGATGCTGTACTCAAGAATGCTCTCCTTCAGTATATTATTGCTTTTCCAATTGCTCTCAAG TGCCATGTTACTTATGGGTCAGACATTGACCGAGACCTTCGTAATTTGCTTGAAATAGAGGATTTGTCAATGATACTCAATTCTGGGCATCGTCCCCGTTGTATTATTGAGTTCATTTCACAAAGTCTTCAATTGCTCAACTTAGATGAATCGAAGAGACAACTGCTG GAGTCAAAAATTTCATCTATGCATGAAGGAATTGGTGTTTGTGAACAACTTATGGGAATTCCAATTCCACTGTCGTACACTCGCTTGACATCAAGATTTTTGGTCCTCTGGCATCTAACTCTTCCTATAATTCTTTGGGACGATTGCCATTGGATTGTGGTTCCTGCAACTTTTGTCAGTGCTGCTTCCCTGTTCTGCATAGAAGAA GTTGGTGTTCTGATCGAGGAACCATTTCCAATGTTAGCTCTTGACGAGCTTTGCGATCTAGTCAAAAGCAACATTCGGGAAGCAGTTGCATCTGAGAAAGCCATTCAGAATCAACTTATTGCCAAGAGACAGAGACATGTTTGCGAGCACTTGTCGAATGGACGGCCTAGCTCTAAGTTGGACTCTAAACTTAAGACCTGA
- the LOC126653815 gene encoding uncharacterized protein LOC126653815 — protein sequence MMNPKTDKLVRRTTMVATAVASYFLLTADYGPQPNALDPVKRAIQSAESSMKDFIFGSKKEDQESSQSNSAKEQ from the exons atgatgaatcCAAAAACTGACAAGCTAGTGAGGCGGACGACGATGGTGGCGACGGCGGTGGCCTCTTATTTTCTCTTGACCGCCGATTATGGTCCCCAGCCCAATGCTTTGGATCCT GTTAAAAGGGCAATACAATCAGCTGAGAGTTCTATGAAAGATTTCATCTTTGGATCAAAGAAAGAAGATCAAGAAAGTAGTCAAAGCAACAGTGCAAAAGAGCAGTAA
- the LOC126653814 gene encoding uncharacterized protein LOC126653814, giving the protein MEDPSTHDPIPPPPSQPPPPPQAEVGVSQSPSPPPAPVTEVASPPPFADFVETAPPPPFAELIETAPPPPPPVTAAPKPPLPPPVPAETSLPPPQSKKRSLDSNVQVQDCTYFKIRTVLKDIRPHLLEVIRTVDFRCCKGADELRERLKLLMELYKQLNAEAVITKKPKIESLGGHHLSNENGAAQKSQKHLHDVKLSDQPQSDHVFAKPPEKEAIDAEVQSCYIGGSAFGWNFITFAGGKPIYYGRTKEEFQAAQVAS; this is encoded by the exons ATGGAAGACCCGTCAACCCATGACCCGATTCCACCTCCCCCTTCACAACCGCCACCGCCTCCACAGGCGGAGGTAGGAGTATCTCAATCCCCATCGCCGCCGCCCGCACCGGTTACAGAAGTAGCATCTCCACCACCATTTGCAGATTTTGTAGAGACAGCACCTCCACCACCATTTGCGGAGCTTATAGAGACAGcccctccaccaccaccacctgtAACAGCAGCACCAAAACCTCCACTACCACCTCCGGTACCAGCGGAAACTTCTCTTCCTCCTCCACAGAGCAAAAAAAGATCACTTGACAGTAATGTCCAAGTCCAAGATTGTACCTACTTCAAGATCCGTACTGTTCTTAAAGACATACGTCCCCATTTACTAGAG GTAATTCGAACGGTGGATTTTCGCTGTTGCAAAGGAGCTGATGAACTTCGAGAAA GGTTGAAGCTACTGATGGAACTATACAAGCAGTTGAATGCGGAAGCAGTTATCACAAAGAAGCCTAAGATTGAATCATTAGGAGGGCACCACTTGTCCAATGAAAACGGGGCTGCGCAGAAATCGCAGAAGCACCTTCATGATGTTAAGCTATCCGATCAGCCTCAATCTGACCATGTATTTGCCAAACCGCCTGAGAAGGAAGCCATTGACGCTGAGGTGCAATCTTGTTATATAGGGGGATCTGCATTTGGTTGGAATTTTATTACCTTCGCTGGTGGTAAACCTATCTACTACGGGAGAACAAAGGAAGAATTCCAAGCTGCTCAAGTGGCTTCATAG
- the LOC126654117 gene encoding serine/threonine-protein kinase BSK3 codes for MGSQCSKFTPCCLDSQFKPASVVEVSDTIGVEGKNEADSLPVFREFTFEQLKNATSGFAVENIVSEHGEKAPNVVYKGKLESQRRIVVKRFNRMAWPDARQFLEEARSVGQLRNRRLANLLGCCCEDDERLLVAEYLPNETLAKHLFHWESHPMKWAMRLRVALHLAEALEYCTSKGRALYHDLNAYRILFDEDGNPRLSSLGLMKNSRDGKSYSTNLAFTPPEYLRTGRVIPESVIYSFGTLLVDLLSGKHIPPSHALDLIRDRNLQMLTDSCLEGKFSNDDGTELLRLASRCLQYELRERPSSKSLVAALIPLQKETEVSSHVLMGIPHSTSLSPLTPFGEACSRKDLTAIHEILENIGYKDDEGVTNELSFQMWTDEMKETLTFKKRGDSAFKQKDFRDAMECYTQFIDAGTMISPTLFARRSLCYLMIDMHQEALNDAMQAQVISPVWHVASYLQAIALGMLGMENEAQLALKEGTNLEAERSRISDEHK; via the exons atggGGAGTCAGTGTTCTAAGTTCACTCCATGTTGTTTGGATTCCCAGTTCAAACCAGCTTCAGTTGTTGAAGTTTCTGATACTATTG GAGTTGAAGGGAAGAATGAAGCGGATTCGTTGCCCGTTTTTCGCGAGTTCACGTTCGAGCAGTTGAAGAATGCAACGTCAGGTTTTGCAGTGGAAAATATAGTGTCTGAACATGGAGAGAAAGCTCCTAATGTTGTTTACAAAGGGAAGCTGGAAAGTCAAAGAAGAATTGTTGTTAAGAGATTTAATAGAATGGCTTGGCCTGATGCTAGACAATTTCTG GAAGAAGCAAGATCCGTCGGTCAGCTACGCAACAGAAGACTAGCAAATTTGCTAGGTTGTTGCTGTGAAGATGATGAGAGGTTACTTGTAGCAGAATACTTGCCCAATGAGACACTAGCAAAACACCTATTTCATT GGGAATCCCACCCTATGAAATGGGCAATGCGGTTAAGGGTTGCCCTGCATCTTGCTGAAGCTTTAGAGTACTGCACAAGCAAAGGACGCGCCCTTTATCATGACCTTAATGCTTATAGAATCCTATTTGATGAg GATGGTAATCCAAGACTATCAAGCTTAGGTCTAATGAAAAACAGCAGAGATGGAAAAAGTTACAGTACTAATCTGGCATTTACTCCTCCTGAGTATTTAAGAACTG GGAGAGTAATACCAGAAagtgtaatatatagttttggCACTCTTTTGGTTGATCTTCTGAGTGGAAAACATATTCCTCCTAGCCAT GCCCTTGATTTAATCCGAGACAGAAACCTACAAATGTTGACAGATTCTTGCTTGGAAGGGAAATTCTCCAATGATGATGGGACCGAGCTACTACGATTAGCTTCTCGATGTTTACAGTATGAACTCCGGGAACGGCCGAGTTCGAAATCGTTGGTTGCTGCTTTGATTCCTCTTCAGAAGGAAACTGAA GTTTCTTCACATGTATTGATGGGTATTCCACATAGTACTTCACTATCTCCTTTAACCCCATTCGGCGAGGCCTGCTCGAGAAAGGACCTGACAGCCATACACGAAATCCTGGAGAACATCGGCTACAAAGACGACGAGGGAGTAACCAACGAG CTCTCTTTTCAAATGTGGACTGATGAAATGAAAGAAACTTTAACTTTCAAGAAAAGGGGTGATTCTGCTTTCAAGCAGAAAGATTTCAGAGATGCTATGGAGTGTTATACACAG TTCATTGATGCCGGAACCATGATTTCTCCAACTCTTTTCGCGCGGCGTAGCCTGTGCTATCTCATGATTGACATGCATCAAGAAGCTCTAAATGATGCAATGCAAGCCCAAGTCATTTCCCCTGTCTGGCATGTTGCATCTTATCTCCAGGCTATAGCTCTTGGTATGTTAGGAATGGAGAATGAAGCACAGCTAGCACTCAAGGAAGGTACAAATCTTGAAGCTGAAAGAAGCAGAATTTCTGATGAACACAAGTAA
- the LOC126686150 gene encoding uncharacterized protein LOC126686150, whose amino-acid sequence MSKKNSLARRKRQHDFELQREKEQKQLKEKKLQAKHNKMKVDNKIKKKGGSGFAMKKKKVKTKLTALAKAKAAQAMEVDK is encoded by the exons ATGTCAAAGAAGAACAGCTTAGCTCGTAGAAAAAGACAGCATGATTTCGAGCTTCAAA GAGAGAAGGAACAGAAACAACTGAAGGAAAAGAAACTCCAAGCAAAGCATAATAAGATGAAG GttgataacaaaataaagaagaagggTGGGAGTGGGTTTgcaatgaagaagaaaaaggtGAAGACCAAGTTGACTGCTTTGGCAAAAGCTAAAGCAGCACAGGCTATGGAGGTTGATAAATGA